From a region of the bacterium genome:
- a CDS encoding immune inhibitor A yields MRAGALALAAGLVAALLPLVSGAAGTGELKVVRPDWDAVRRQPGGEELIARELHRQGEYSRRWHAVHELVGPGHVSGLSRERLAKRGLGPALFGPDALAADKAAGTDTLRVLLVRIAFDENRNPGLTTISPDGDFMYAPLENPGVLEIDPPPHDKAYFEAHMAGLSEYYRYMSGGRLHIEGTVLPAGDRDAYRLSDVADYGPGSGGFWTLANLERLVQDCITTADDGLIADGFGNGLADYDDESPFTYVIFVHAGSDWQSDINGDSPNDIPTFFVQLGEPVDLGGMNPAGNQGRLSECSIIPETTNQDGYPGSIAAAFYHEFGHALGLPDVYNTEIGTPTVGIWDLMDSGTNLPVTIGVEVEEVVAPGDTVTSIETVVATGVLPPSLSAWCKEYLGWLEIDEIGTPVSSTGDYLLPAVGVPRAQYPLYDAGSGDFDTAYPQAYRAGLSPREYFLIENRWVHWGDEPSPFSEIRFERDIPTGVIQWLGGLTSNGWQNTGWYDYFMPAGGLLVWHVNAERIAAELETNTINIYGDGLRLVEADGIQDIGVLDAYVLGWFGSDRDPFGGLDIFGNETGYHDLYVENFPSSRNFDRSLSGLRLSNMTRRVPRTASVMKFNASLAPVRDGFPWEAAPVDTLYALIGGGTQGPRALDPASVTPLDLGGEQVLIVADRPRDSWEGDRYATMLFGLRPDATRRWAEPAGLPPGAFQSLSAPLAGPPAVVDHPTDGKILLWGLRDGQVGATHLPAGAAPSLLWSVDLADSLTCAPRVVRAADGAPRLLVATPPDSLRLLAVTDGSPVGAPQGLGAGPGIRRGHLVVLPFGEGRADQAVLLGDASWFTVRLDDTGLLPDHDEQPYRVVPAAAPAWAAARPTDDGDVDLAVFGPEGELARALLTPQMAVTTRPASLALDGEVVCAPAVADVDGDGRHDMLVATATRIYGFKEDGVPLRGFPVRFADLYPLADSTRIAGPLVVADGTGEGAPDVWFNSTGGHLLGLDPTGRLLPGLPVRWGDAGTGGLAVGGDGAARILWLVSAGGYRTGFQARQGVNGRVAAWDFPTGRTADGRTAEWLGPDGGPA; encoded by the coding sequence GTGCGCGCCGGCGCCCTCGCCCTGGCGGCGGGCCTGGTCGCGGCGCTGCTGCCGCTGGTGTCCGGCGCGGCCGGCACCGGCGAACTGAAGGTCGTGCGCCCGGACTGGGACGCGGTGCGGCGGCAGCCGGGCGGCGAGGAACTCATCGCGCGCGAACTGCATCGGCAGGGCGAGTACAGCCGACGCTGGCACGCCGTCCACGAACTGGTGGGGCCCGGACACGTGTCGGGCCTGAGCCGGGAACGGCTGGCCAAGCGCGGCCTCGGGCCGGCCCTGTTCGGCCCCGATGCCCTCGCCGCGGACAAGGCCGCGGGCACCGACACCCTGCGGGTGCTCCTGGTGCGGATCGCCTTCGACGAGAACCGCAACCCGGGCCTGACGACCATCAGCCCGGACGGCGACTTCATGTACGCGCCGCTGGAGAATCCCGGCGTGCTCGAGATCGATCCGCCGCCGCACGACAAGGCCTACTTCGAGGCCCACATGGCCGGGCTCTCCGAGTACTACCGCTACATGTCCGGCGGGCGGCTGCACATCGAGGGCACCGTGCTGCCCGCGGGCGACCGGGACGCCTACAGACTCAGCGACGTGGCCGACTACGGGCCGGGCTCCGGCGGATTCTGGACCCTGGCCAATCTCGAGCGCCTGGTGCAGGACTGCATCACCACCGCCGACGACGGACTCATCGCCGACGGCTTCGGCAACGGCCTGGCCGACTACGACGACGAGTCGCCCTTCACCTACGTGATCTTCGTGCACGCGGGCAGCGACTGGCAGTCGGACATCAACGGCGATTCGCCCAACGACATCCCGACCTTCTTCGTGCAGCTCGGCGAGCCGGTCGACCTCGGCGGCATGAACCCCGCGGGCAACCAGGGCCGGCTGAGCGAGTGCTCGATCATTCCGGAGACCACCAACCAGGACGGCTATCCGGGCAGCATCGCGGCCGCCTTCTACCACGAGTTCGGGCACGCCCTCGGCCTGCCCGACGTGTACAACACCGAGATCGGCACGCCGACCGTGGGCATCTGGGACCTGATGGACTCGGGCACCAACCTGCCCGTAACCATCGGTGTCGAGGTGGAGGAGGTCGTCGCCCCCGGCGACACCGTCACCTCCATCGAGACGGTGGTGGCCACCGGCGTGCTGCCGCCGTCGCTCTCGGCGTGGTGCAAGGAGTACCTGGGCTGGCTGGAGATCGACGAGATCGGCACCCCCGTGTCCTCGACGGGCGACTACCTGCTGCCGGCGGTGGGCGTGCCGCGGGCGCAGTATCCGCTCTACGACGCGGGCTCGGGCGATTTCGACACGGCCTATCCGCAGGCCTACCGCGCGGGGCTGTCGCCGCGCGAATACTTCCTGATCGAGAACCGCTGGGTCCACTGGGGCGACGAGCCGTCGCCCTTCTCCGAGATCCGGTTCGAGCGGGACATCCCCACCGGCGTGATCCAGTGGCTGGGGGGACTGACGTCGAACGGCTGGCAGAACACCGGCTGGTACGACTACTTCATGCCCGCGGGCGGCCTGCTCGTGTGGCACGTCAACGCCGAGCGCATCGCGGCCGAGCTCGAGACCAACACCATCAACATCTACGGCGACGGCCTGCGCCTGGTGGAAGCCGACGGCATCCAGGACATCGGCGTGCTCGACGCCTACGTGCTCGGCTGGTTCGGCTCGGATCGCGACCCGTTCGGCGGCCTGGACATCTTCGGCAACGAGACCGGCTACCACGACCTGTACGTGGAGAACTTCCCCAGCAGCCGCAACTTCGACCGCAGCCTCTCGGGCCTGCGCCTGAGCAACATGACGCGGCGGGTGCCGCGCACGGCCTCGGTCATGAAGTTCAACGCCTCGCTGGCGCCGGTGCGCGACGGCTTCCCCTGGGAGGCCGCGCCCGTCGACACCCTGTACGCCCTGATCGGCGGGGGCACCCAGGGCCCGCGGGCCCTTGACCCCGCCTCGGTCACGCCCCTCGACCTCGGCGGCGAGCAGGTGCTCATCGTGGCCGACCGTCCGCGCGACTCGTGGGAGGGCGACCGCTACGCGACCATGCTCTTCGGTCTGCGCCCCGACGCCACCCGGCGCTGGGCCGAGCCGGCCGGACTGCCCCCGGGCGCCTTCCAGTCCCTGAGCGCGCCGCTGGCCGGACCGCCGGCGGTGGTCGACCACCCGACGGACGGCAAGATCCTCCTCTGGGGCCTGCGCGACGGCCAGGTGGGGGCGACGCACCTGCCCGCCGGCGCCGCGCCGAGCCTGCTGTGGTCGGTCGACCTGGCCGATTCCCTGACCTGCGCTCCCCGCGTGGTGCGCGCCGCCGACGGCGCCCCGCGCCTGCTCGTGGCCACGCCGCCGGACAGCCTGCGCCTGCTGGCGGTGACCGACGGCAGCCCCGTCGGCGCGCCCCAGGGCTTGGGTGCGGGCCCAGGGATCCGGCGCGGGCACCTGGTGGTGCTTCCCTTCGGCGAGGGCCGGGCCGACCAGGCCGTGCTGCTGGGCGACGCGAGCTGGTTCACCGTCCGCCTCGACGACACCGGCCTGCTGCCCGATCACGACGAGCAGCCGTACCGCGTCGTGCCGGCGGCGGCGCCCGCCTGGGCGGCGGCCCGGCCGACCGACGACGGCGACGTCGACCTGGCCGTGTTCGGACCCGAGGGCGAACTCGCCCGGGCGCTGCTCACGCCGCAGATGGCGGTCACGACCCGCCCGGCCTCCCTCGCCCTCGACGGGGAGGTGGTGTGCGCGCCGGCGGTGGCCGACGTGGACGGCGACGGCCGCCACGACATGCTCGTGGCGACGGCCACCCGCATCTACGGCTTCAAGGAGGACGGCGTGCCGCTGCGGGGCTTCCCCGTGCGCTTCGCCGATCTGTACCCCCTGGCCGACTCGACCCGCATCGCCGGACCCCTGGTGGTCGCCGACGGCACGGGCGAGGGCGCGCCGGACGTCTGGTTCAATTCCACCGGCGGCCACCTGCTCGGGCTCGATCCCACCGGACGCCTGCTGCCCGGCCTGCCCGTGCGCTGGGGCGACGCCGGCACAGGCGGCCTCGCGGTGGGCGGTGACGGCGCCGCGCGCATCCTCTGGCTGGTGTCCGCGGGCGGCTACCGCACCGGCTTCCAGGCCCGCCAGGGCGTGAACGGCCGGGTGGCGGCGTGGGACTTCCCGACGGGCCGGACCGCCGACGGCCGCACGGCCGAGTGGCTCGGGCCGGACGGCGGTCCCGCC
- a CDS encoding PorV/PorQ family protein — protein sequence MKRMIIATVTGIMLVGMAGAAFAGSGAGAINLSFPIGARYNALGEAGTALSQDVTAVWWNPGGLGFLPQRPKEHDVHIMQSSLAEGLADDIGLYWGGYATPMGQHGALGFSMNYLDMGEQVAVDENEQVGETFRSYMFAFSATYGVRLSRNLGVGIGAKYFRDHLAPTNVLQDSQGSGSGDSFGVDLGLLWKVPSIRSNIGLAVANIGPDIVHVDSDQSDPMPRKVTLGWAFSMYHSEYMGLLFVSDYLVPLYKWKGNDYGFGLETDQAEYGFGVEWNYLRSLFVRFGYKSADYGEINDTTFGFGVDMERWVGQAITFDFAQVPQAEGLPRVSRLSLAYRF from the coding sequence ATGAAGAGGATGATCATCGCGACTGTCACGGGCATCATGCTGGTGGGGATGGCCGGCGCGGCCTTCGCGGGTTCGGGCGCCGGCGCCATCAACCTGAGCTTCCCCATCGGGGCCCGCTACAACGCCCTCGGCGAGGCCGGCACGGCCCTGTCCCAGGACGTGACCGCGGTCTGGTGGAATCCGGGCGGGTTGGGCTTCCTGCCGCAGCGTCCCAAGGAGCACGACGTGCACATCATGCAGTCGAGCCTGGCCGAGGGCCTCGCCGACGACATCGGCCTGTACTGGGGCGGCTACGCCACGCCCATGGGCCAGCACGGCGCGCTCGGCTTCTCCATGAACTACCTGGACATGGGCGAGCAGGTCGCCGTCGACGAGAACGAGCAGGTGGGCGAGACCTTCCGCTCGTACATGTTCGCCTTCAGCGCCACCTACGGCGTGCGCCTGAGCCGCAACCTCGGCGTGGGCATCGGGGCCAAGTACTTCCGCGACCACCTGGCGCCGACCAACGTGCTCCAGGACTCGCAGGGCTCCGGTTCGGGCGACAGCTTCGGCGTCGACCTGGGCCTGCTCTGGAAGGTGCCCTCGATCCGCTCCAACATCGGCCTCGCGGTGGCGAACATCGGTCCGGACATCGTCCACGTGGACAGCGACCAGTCCGACCCCATGCCGCGCAAGGTCACCCTGGGCTGGGCCTTCAGCATGTACCACAGCGAGTACATGGGCCTGCTCTTCGTGAGCGACTACCTGGTGCCGCTGTACAAGTGGAAGGGCAACGACTACGGCTTCGGTCTGGAGACCGACCAGGCCGAGTACGGCTTCGGCGTCGAGTGGAACTACCTGCGCTCGCTCTTCGTGCGCTTCGGCTACAAGAGCGCCGACTACGGCGAGATCAACGACACGACCTTCGGTTTCGGCGTCGACATGGAGCGCTGGGTCGGCCAGGCCATCACCTTCGACTTCGCGCAGGTGCCCCAGGCCGAGGGCCTGCCCCGCGTGAGCCGGCTCTCGCTGGCCTACCGGTTCTAG
- a CDS encoding Trm112 family protein, translating to MLDQKLLDILACPTCRGPVTPDAGHAWLTCGACGVRYRVEGNIPIMLPDEAEKIGGTDAAAPAADDR from the coding sequence ATGCTGGATCAGAAACTGCTCGACATCCTGGCCTGCCCCACCTGCCGCGGGCCCGTCACACCCGACGCCGGCCACGCCTGGCTGACCTGCGGGGCCTGCGGGGTGCGTTACCGCGTCGAGGGCAACATCCCGATCATGTTGCCGGACGAGGCCGAGAAGATCGGCGGGACCGACGCTGCGGCGCCTGCCGCGGACGATCGCTAG
- a CDS encoding acetyl-CoA carboxylase carboxyltransferase subunit alpha yields MDWKNKALWLDFELPIVELEERIQTLQDSAAVRGMDVKDEVERLRAKSRKLGKEIFAKLEPWQRVQLARHPRRPTTNDYIHYICPDFVELHGDRMFRDDEAIVGGMATIGERQVMLIGHQKGRDTKSNIRRNFGMAHPEGYRKALRLMEMAARFERPVVTFIDTPGAYPGVGAEERGQAEAIARNLREMADLPVPIVCIVTGEGGSGGALALGVGDQVHMLENSIYSVISPEGCAAILWRDGAKSKEAAKAMKLTAADAHQLGVIDSIVAEPLGGAHRDHKAISLAVKGVILDSLAALDKLSRQELLDKRLQKFLDMGVFEESGA; encoded by the coding sequence ATGGACTGGAAGAACAAGGCCCTGTGGCTCGATTTCGAGCTGCCCATCGTCGAACTCGAGGAGCGCATCCAGACGCTCCAGGACTCCGCCGCCGTCCGCGGCATGGACGTCAAGGACGAGGTCGAGCGCCTGCGCGCCAAGAGCCGCAAGCTGGGCAAGGAGATCTTCGCCAAGCTCGAGCCGTGGCAGCGCGTGCAGTTGGCCCGCCATCCGCGTCGGCCGACCACCAACGACTACATCCACTACATCTGCCCGGACTTCGTCGAACTCCACGGCGACCGCATGTTCCGGGACGACGAGGCCATCGTCGGCGGCATGGCCACCATCGGCGAGCGCCAGGTCATGCTCATCGGCCACCAGAAGGGCCGCGACACCAAGAGCAACATCCGGCGCAACTTCGGCATGGCCCACCCCGAGGGATACCGCAAGGCGCTGCGCCTGATGGAGATGGCGGCCCGCTTCGAACGTCCCGTCGTGACTTTCATCGACACGCCGGGCGCCTACCCGGGCGTGGGGGCGGAGGAGCGCGGCCAGGCCGAGGCCATCGCCCGCAACCTGCGCGAGATGGCCGACCTGCCGGTGCCCATCGTGTGCATCGTCACCGGCGAGGGCGGCAGCGGCGGCGCGCTGGCCCTGGGCGTGGGCGACCAGGTGCACATGCTCGAGAATTCCATCTACTCGGTCATCAGTCCGGAGGGCTGCGCCGCGATCCTCTGGCGCGACGGCGCCAAGAGCAAGGAGGCGGCCAAGGCCATGAAGCTGACCGCCGCCGACGCGCACCAGCTCGGCGTCATCGACTCCATCGTGGCCGAACCCCTCGGCGGGGCCCACCGCGACCACAAGGCCATCAGCCTGGCGGTCAAGGGGGTCATCCTCGATTCCCTCGCGGCCCTGGACAAGCTCTCGCGCCAGGAACTGCTGGACAAGCGGCTGCAGAAGTTCCTCGACATGGGCGTCTTCGAGGAATCCGGAGCCTAG
- a CDS encoding NAD-dependent succinate-semialdehyde dehydrogenase: MALQSVNPATGEVVATWDRMSRDEVFAVAADVHEAFLAWRRLTVAERAPHFVALAEVLRDHAGEWGALITAEMGKTLKEARAEVEKCAWMAEVYAANAPEWLADETVAADGLRHTVTHQPLGVVFSIMPWNYPFWQALRFGVPGLLAGNTSLLKHASNVTGCAFAIEKAFALAGFPPNVFRTVVPDYATVAALIADDRIQGVSLTGSTDVGRHVGREAGGHLKKVVLELGGSDPFIVLEDADLDFTVAGAVTGRMLTAGQSCIASKRFIVVESVAEAFAARFAARMGALKVGDPTDPATDVGAVVDRRAVAELADQLAQSVAAGARVLCGGEALPGPGCFFPPTVVSGCRPGMRIVDEEVFGPIAPVIAVPDEAAAIALANASEFGLGGSVWTADVDRGERVARQVESGTVFVNSITKSDPRMPFGGVKNSGLGRELGRWGLLEFVNVKGLNVYRHGG, from the coding sequence ATGGCGCTGCAATCGGTGAATCCGGCCACGGGCGAGGTCGTCGCCACCTGGGACCGCATGTCCCGCGACGAGGTCTTCGCCGTCGCGGCCGACGTCCACGAGGCGTTCCTCGCCTGGCGCCGGTTGACCGTGGCCGAACGCGCGCCCCACTTCGTGGCCCTGGCCGAGGTGCTGCGCGACCACGCCGGCGAGTGGGGCGCCCTGATCACCGCCGAGATGGGCAAGACCCTGAAGGAGGCCCGCGCCGAGGTCGAGAAGTGCGCCTGGATGGCCGAGGTGTACGCCGCCAACGCGCCCGAGTGGCTGGCCGACGAGACGGTGGCGGCCGACGGCCTGCGCCACACCGTCACCCACCAGCCCCTGGGCGTCGTGTTCTCGATCATGCCCTGGAACTACCCCTTCTGGCAGGCGCTCCGCTTCGGCGTGCCGGGCCTGCTCGCCGGCAACACGAGCCTGCTGAAGCACGCCAGCAACGTCACCGGCTGCGCCTTCGCCATCGAGAAGGCCTTCGCCCTGGCCGGCTTCCCGCCCAACGTGTTCCGCACGGTCGTGCCCGACTACGCGACGGTCGCGGCCCTCATCGCCGACGACCGCATCCAGGGCGTGTCCCTGACCGGGAGCACCGACGTGGGGCGGCACGTGGGCCGCGAGGCCGGCGGGCACCTGAAGAAGGTCGTGCTCGAGCTGGGCGGCAGCGATCCGTTCATCGTGCTCGAGGACGCCGACCTGGACTTCACCGTGGCGGGCGCCGTGACCGGGCGCATGCTCACCGCGGGGCAGAGCTGCATCGCGAGCAAGCGCTTCATCGTGGTCGAGAGCGTGGCCGAGGCGTTCGCCGCCCGCTTCGCCGCCCGCATGGGGGCGCTGAAGGTGGGCGACCCCACCGACCCGGCCACCGACGTGGGCGCCGTCGTCGACCGGCGCGCGGTCGCCGAGCTGGCGGACCAGCTCGCGCAGTCGGTGGCCGCCGGGGCGCGGGTGCTGTGCGGGGGCGAGGCCCTGCCGGGCCCGGGCTGCTTCTTCCCGCCGACGGTCGTGTCCGGTTGCCGACCGGGCATGCGCATCGTGGACGAGGAGGTCTTCGGTCCCATCGCCCCGGTCATCGCCGTGCCGGACGAGGCGGCGGCCATCGCCCTGGCCAACGCCAGCGAGTTCGGCCTCGGCGGCAGCGTCTGGACCGCCGATGTCGACCGCGGCGAGCGGGTGGCCCGCCAGGTGGAGTCGGGCACCGTCTTCGTCAACAGCATCACCAAGTCCGATCCGCGCATGCCCTTCGGGGGCGTGAAGAACAGCGGGCTGGGCCGCGAGCTGGGGCGCTGGGGCCTCCTGGAATTCGTCAACGTCAAGGGGTTGAACGTGTACCGGCACGGGGGGTGA
- the dnaE gene encoding DNA polymerase III subunit alpha, translating to MPAAAPTNFVHLHNHSDFSLLDGAMKTRDMARRAAEYGQPALALTDHGNMFGAVEFYLNCRKEGIKPIIGMEAYVTADRHCRTADKSNRSYHMVLLARNATGYANLVRLSSLGFLEGFYYRPRIDRELLAQHSEGIVGLTACMSGEPNFHLRSGNVKAAIEAASAYRDILGRDNYFLEIQNHGIEEEARIRQLMPQVAEATGCRIIATNDCHFLERSHHEAHDILMALQTGKTFNDPNRWRSNTPEVYFKSTEEMLKLFQDWPEAVENTLRVADMIDFEMELDKLLLPEFPLPAGFATPDAYVAHLARAGLERRYGAITPELEERLTYELGIIEQTGYAGYFLIVWDFIDAARRMNIPVGPGRGSAAGSLVCYCMGITDIDPIRHQLLFERFLNPERISMPDIDVDFCYEKRGEIIEYVARKYGRENVSQIITFGTMAARAVIKDVARVLEFSFADSDRISKLVPEEVGITLEKAIAEAPGLKDVEKESPEHAMLMRNARVLEGFNRNTGIHAAGVLITPSPLIEHAPLYKSTKGDITVQFDMVMSEKLGLLKMDFLGLRTLTVIDKALKLIAETTGEVLKAEEIPTDDAETYRLLQQGRTVGIFQLESSGMQELVRKMAPTCYDDITAICALYRPGPLGADMDKVYVECKHGRKKVEYKHPSLEPILKDTYGVILYQEQVMQIASTMGGFTMGQADTLRKAMGKKKIDIMAELKVQFLEGARERGYDESVAREVYEEMEFFAQYGFNKSHSAAYALLSIQTAWLKAHHPAEFMAATMSTEMRKSERITQLIDEVKALGIRICPPDINHPRAEFGVRDGEIVFGMGAVKGVGSGAIDIIAACREDLGRDFTDLFDLAEHVDLHKVNRKVLEGLVNAGAMDRLPGHRNQLLQNLDKAIAFGQKAARDRAGGQASLFGGGGGGGGLLKPTLDPCEPFDPLVELSKERAAVGFFLSGHPFEEYREVVDSLPVEECAACHRRGEGTWVDLVGVITSHTKHRDRHKRVYARANFEDRTGVVPLTIYAKQYEQTRELIESDSVVVVGGRVQVRSDDSREVVVDRITRIDEVLGLWTRDLYLRVDLDQAGRAGLEQLGALFAEFGVPSPMRPLRLPEPEAEHAAASAPAGLTVAQAAMLPDAALAAAARREADAEAAAATAAADDDDGDEVGEPDPGHPAFLADGPGGDDPDLAPEPTLAQPVPLVAEVERDGRRWLLQSESRRIALTLESLRRLRALPGTSELRVRAVLPAAIRAPQRRFFGQG from the coding sequence ATGCCCGCTGCCGCCCCCACCAACTTCGTGCACCTGCACAACCACTCGGACTTCTCGCTGCTCGACGGCGCCATGAAGACCAGGGACATGGCCCGGCGCGCGGCCGAGTACGGGCAGCCGGCCCTGGCCCTCACCGACCACGGCAACATGTTCGGGGCGGTCGAGTTCTACCTGAACTGCCGCAAGGAGGGCATCAAGCCGATCATCGGCATGGAGGCCTACGTCACCGCCGACCGGCACTGCCGCACCGCCGACAAGAGCAACCGCAGCTACCACATGGTGCTGCTCGCGCGCAACGCCACGGGCTACGCCAACCTGGTCCGGCTCAGCTCGCTCGGCTTCCTCGAGGGCTTCTACTACCGGCCGCGCATCGACCGCGAGCTGCTCGCGCAGCACAGCGAGGGCATCGTCGGCCTGACCGCCTGCATGAGCGGCGAGCCCAACTTCCATCTGCGCTCGGGCAACGTGAAGGCGGCCATCGAGGCCGCCAGCGCCTACCGGGACATCCTCGGCCGCGACAACTACTTCCTCGAGATCCAGAACCACGGCATCGAGGAGGAGGCGCGCATCCGGCAGCTCATGCCGCAGGTGGCCGAGGCCACCGGCTGCCGCATCATCGCCACCAACGACTGCCACTTCCTCGAGCGGTCGCACCACGAGGCCCACGACATCCTGATGGCCCTGCAGACGGGCAAGACCTTCAACGACCCGAACCGCTGGCGCAGCAACACGCCCGAGGTGTACTTCAAGTCGACCGAGGAGATGCTGAAGCTCTTCCAGGACTGGCCCGAGGCGGTGGAGAACACCCTGCGCGTGGCCGACATGATCGACTTCGAGATGGAGCTCGACAAGCTGTTGCTGCCCGAGTTCCCCCTGCCCGCGGGCTTCGCCACGCCCGACGCCTACGTGGCCCATCTGGCGCGCGCGGGGCTCGAGCGGCGCTACGGCGCCATCACCCCGGAGCTCGAGGAACGCCTGACCTACGAGCTGGGCATCATCGAGCAGACGGGCTACGCCGGCTACTTCCTGATCGTGTGGGACTTCATCGACGCCGCCCGGCGCATGAACATCCCGGTGGGCCCGGGACGCGGCTCGGCGGCGGGTTCGCTCGTGTGCTACTGCATGGGCATCACCGACATCGATCCGATCCGGCATCAGCTCCTGTTCGAGCGCTTCCTCAATCCCGAACGCATCTCGATGCCGGACATCGACGTCGACTTCTGCTACGAGAAGCGCGGCGAGATCATCGAGTACGTGGCGCGCAAGTACGGCCGCGAGAACGTCAGCCAGATCATCACCTTCGGCACCATGGCGGCCCGTGCGGTGATCAAGGACGTCGCCCGCGTACTCGAGTTCAGCTTCGCCGACAGCGACCGCATCTCCAAACTCGTGCCCGAGGAGGTGGGCATCACCCTGGAGAAGGCCATCGCCGAGGCGCCGGGCCTGAAGGACGTGGAGAAGGAGAGCCCCGAGCACGCCATGCTCATGCGCAACGCGCGGGTGCTCGAGGGCTTCAACCGCAACACCGGCATCCACGCCGCCGGCGTGCTGATCACGCCCAGCCCGCTCATCGAGCACGCGCCCCTGTACAAGAGCACCAAGGGCGACATCACCGTCCAGTTCGACATGGTCATGAGCGAGAAGCTCGGCCTGCTGAAGATGGACTTCCTCGGCCTGCGCACCCTGACCGTCATCGACAAGGCGCTCAAGCTCATCGCCGAGACCACGGGCGAGGTGCTGAAGGCGGAGGAGATCCCCACCGACGACGCCGAGACCTATCGCCTGCTGCAGCAGGGCCGCACCGTCGGCATCTTCCAGCTCGAAAGCAGCGGCATGCAGGAACTGGTGCGCAAGATGGCGCCCACCTGCTACGACGACATCACGGCCATCTGCGCCCTGTACCGGCCGGGGCCCCTGGGCGCCGACATGGACAAGGTGTACGTGGAGTGCAAGCACGGCCGCAAGAAGGTCGAGTACAAGCACCCGTCGCTCGAGCCCATCCTGAAGGACACCTACGGGGTGATCCTGTACCAGGAGCAGGTGATGCAGATCGCATCGACCATGGGCGGCTTCACCATGGGCCAGGCCGACACGCTCCGCAAGGCCATGGGCAAGAAGAAGATCGACATCATGGCGGAGCTGAAGGTCCAGTTCCTCGAGGGCGCGCGCGAACGCGGCTACGACGAGTCCGTCGCGCGCGAGGTGTACGAGGAGATGGAGTTCTTCGCCCAGTACGGCTTCAACAAGAGCCACTCGGCGGCGTACGCCCTGCTCTCGATCCAGACCGCGTGGCTCAAGGCCCACCATCCGGCCGAGTTCATGGCCGCGACCATGAGCACCGAGATGCGCAAGAGCGAGCGCATCACGCAGCTCATCGACGAGGTGAAGGCCCTCGGCATCCGCATCTGCCCGCCGGACATCAACCACCCGCGCGCCGAGTTCGGCGTGCGCGACGGCGAGATCGTCTTCGGCATGGGGGCGGTCAAGGGCGTCGGCTCCGGGGCCATCGACATCATCGCGGCCTGCCGCGAGGACCTCGGCCGCGACTTCACCGACCTGTTCGACCTGGCCGAGCACGTCGACCTGCACAAGGTGAACCGCAAGGTGCTCGAGGGCCTGGTCAACGCCGGGGCCATGGATCGCCTGCCGGGGCACCGCAACCAGCTCCTGCAGAACCTCGACAAGGCCATCGCCTTCGGCCAGAAGGCCGCCCGCGACCGGGCCGGGGGGCAGGCCAGCCTATTCGGCGGCGGCGGGGGTGGCGGCGGCCTGCTCAAGCCGACCCTCGATCCCTGCGAACCGTTCGACCCCCTGGTCGAACTGAGCAAGGAGCGGGCGGCGGTGGGCTTCTTCCTCTCGGGCCATCCGTTCGAGGAGTACCGCGAGGTGGTCGACAGCCTGCCCGTCGAGGAGTGCGCGGCCTGCCATCGCCGCGGCGAGGGCACGTGGGTCGACCTGGTCGGGGTCATCACGAGCCACACCAAGCACCGCGACCGCCACAAGCGCGTCTACGCCCGGGCCAACTTCGAGGACCGCACCGGCGTCGTACCCCTGACGATCTACGCCAAGCAGTACGAGCAGACGCGCGAGCTCATCGAGTCGGACTCGGTCGTGGTCGTGGGCGGGCGCGTGCAGGTGCGCAGCGACGACTCGCGCGAGGTCGTGGTCGACCGCATCACGCGCATCGACGAGGTGCTCGGCCTGTGGACGCGCGACCTCTACCTGCGCGTCGACCTCGACCAGGCCGGCCGCGCCGGGCTCGAACAGCTGGGGGCCCTCTTCGCGGAATTCGGCGTGCCGTCGCCCATGCGCCCCCTGCGTCTGCCCGAGCCGGAAGCCGAGCATGCCGCCGCGTCGGCGCCGGCCGGCCTGACGGTGGCCCAGGCAGCCATGCTGCCGGATGCGGCCCTGGCGGCGGCGGCCCGGCGCGAGGCGGACGCCGAGGCGGCGGCCGCGACGGCGGCGGCCGACGACGATGACGGCGACGAGGTCGGGGAGCCCGACCCGGGGCATCCGGCCTTCCTGGCCGACGGTCCGGGCGGCGACGATCCGGATCTCGCGCCCGAGCCCACCCTGGCCCAGCCGGTGCCGTTGGTGGCGGAAGTCGAGCGGGACGGGCGCCGCTGGCTGCTGCAGTCCGAGAGTCGGCGCATCGCGCTCACGCTGGAGAGCCTGCGCCGCCTGCGCGCCCTGCCGGGCACGAGCGAATTGAGGGTGCGGGCCGTGCTGCCCGCGGCCATACGGGCGCCCCAGCGGCGCTTCTTCGGACAGGGCTAG